A single window of Candidatus Rhabdochlamydia oedothoracis DNA harbors:
- a CDS encoding IS30 family transposase has protein sequence MIFNNQTQGETLPKGYHHLTYDQRCQIYILKARGDTSSSIANILKVHHSTISRELKRNKGQRGYRHQQAQEKAFLRKNSQPNKKMTPQIVTRIEEKIKLQWSPIQISGWLKRHGKEHVSHETIYNHIWKDKRQGGQLYRELRHRGKKYNKQRKGASGRGNMPGRIDIKQRPCIVEKKTRLGDWELDTVIGAGHKGVIVSMVERTSKLTKLAKVSHKTAEEVSQALIEQLKPIKDFVHTLTADNGKEFAYHQMVSFELETDFYFATPYHSWERGLNEHTNGLVRQYFPKTQSFLDTVFSSLKCTEELKKE, from the coding sequence GTGATTTTTAACAATCAAACACAAGGAGAGACCTTGCCTAAAGGCTACCATCACCTAACCTATGACCAAAGATGTCAGATTTATATTTTAAAAGCTAGAGGAGATACATCTAGCTCAATAGCAAACATTCTAAAAGTTCATCATAGCACTATTAGTAGGGAACTTAAGAGAAATAAAGGGCAACGAGGATACCGTCATCAGCAAGCTCAAGAAAAAGCATTTCTTAGAAAAAATTCTCAGCCCAATAAAAAAATGACTCCTCAAATAGTTACCCGTATTGAAGAAAAAATCAAGTTGCAATGGAGCCCTATACAAATATCCGGATGGCTTAAAAGACATGGTAAAGAACATGTTAGTCATGAGACCATCTATAATCATATCTGGAAAGATAAACGACAGGGAGGACAGCTTTATAGAGAGCTCCGTCATCGAGGGAAAAAATATAACAAGCAGAGAAAGGGAGCTTCTGGAAGAGGGAACATGCCTGGTCGTATAGATATTAAGCAACGGCCTTGTATTGTAGAAAAAAAGACTCGTTTAGGAGACTGGGAACTAGATACAGTCATAGGGGCAGGACATAAAGGCGTAATTGTATCAATGGTAGAAAGAACTTCCAAGCTAACTAAGCTCGCCAAAGTTTCTCATAAAACTGCAGAGGAAGTAAGTCAAGCGTTAATTGAACAACTTAAACCTATCAAAGATTTTGTACACACATTAACAGCAGACAACGGAAAAGAATTTGCCTATCACCAAATGGTTAGTTTCGAGCTAGAGACAGACTTCTACTTTGCAACGCCCTACCATTCTTGGGAAAGAGGCTTAAATGAGCATACAAACGGACTAGTTAGGCAATATTTTCCTAAAACACAAAGCTTTTTAGATACAGTCTTTTCAAGTTTGAAGTGCACAGAAGAATTAAAAAAAGAATAG
- a CDS encoding helix-turn-helix domain-containing protein: protein MIFNNQTQGETLPKGYHHLTYDQRCQIYILKARGDTSSSIANILKVHHSTISRELKRNKGQRGYRHQQAQEKAFLRKNSQPNKKIVFSSLKCTEELKKE from the coding sequence GTGATTTTTAACAATCAAACACAAGGAGAGACCTTGCCTAAAGGCTACCATCACCTAACCTATGACCAAAGATGTCAGATTTATATTTTAAAAGCTAGAGGAGATACATCTAGCTCAATAGCAAACATTCTAAAAGTTCATCATAGCACTATTAGTAGGGAACTTAAGAGAAATAAAGGGCAACGAGGATACCGTCATCAGCAAGCTCAAGAAAAAGCATTTCTTAGAAAAAATTCTCAGCCCAATAAAAAAATAGTCTTTTCAAGTTTGAAGTGCACAGAAGAATTAAAAAAAGAATAG
- a CDS encoding IS110 family transposase — MLKSYGIRLGSVGSKRFSSVVVKQIEKQEKSIVLSITSLLNTFDKVVEEVEKLDKEMLKLVSQDKEVQRLMTIPGVGPVTALTYKTEIFDPTRFNDSKSVGAYLGMTPKQYASGEVQRQGRISKCGSSELRSLLVEAGIVMLTRSKKWSKLKAWGLKIMRKKGMKKAALAVGRKLSVIMHKILIEQKEFIYGEPKAA, encoded by the coding sequence TTGCTTAAAAGTTACGGAATACGATTGGGATCTGTGGGATCCAAAAGATTTTCGTCTGTGGTTGTAAAGCAGATAGAAAAACAGGAAAAAAGTATTGTTCTGAGCATAACCTCTCTATTAAATACCTTTGATAAGGTAGTTGAGGAAGTAGAAAAACTGGATAAAGAAATGCTTAAGCTGGTCAGTCAAGATAAAGAAGTACAACGGCTTATGACAATCCCTGGCGTAGGACCTGTAACAGCATTAACCTATAAAACAGAAATTTTTGATCCCACTCGTTTTAACGATTCTAAATCAGTAGGAGCCTATCTTGGTATGACGCCTAAACAGTATGCCTCCGGAGAGGTGCAAAGACAGGGAAGAATTTCAAAATGTGGATCCAGTGAACTTAGATCTCTATTAGTTGAAGCCGGAATAGTAATGCTGACACGAAGTAAGAAATGGAGCAAGCTAAAAGCTTGGGGATTAAAAATCATGAGAAAAAAAGGAATGAAGAAAGCCGCCTTAGCAGTAGGTAGAAAGTTATCCGTAATTATGCATAAGATACTGATTGAACAAAAAGAATTTATTTACGGTGAGCCAAAGGCAGCTTAA
- a CDS encoding IS30 family transposase, protein MACIEKKTRLGDWELDTVIGAGHKGVIVSMVERTSKLTKLAKVSHKTAEEVSQALIEQLKPIKDFVHTLTADNGKEFAYHQMVSFELETDFYFATPYHSWERGLNEHTNGLVRQYFPKTQSFLDTTSKDMERVETLLNNRPRKALNFETPLEVFRRLSTNMLCSGAQ, encoded by the coding sequence ATGGCATGTATAGAAAAAAAGACTCGTTTAGGAGACTGGGAACTAGATACAGTCATAGGGGCAGGACATAAAGGCGTAATTGTATCAATGGTAGAAAGAACTTCCAAGCTAACTAAGCTCGCCAAAGTTTCTCATAAAACTGCAGAGGAAGTAAGTCAAGCGTTAATTGAACAACTTAAACCTATCAAAGATTTTGTACACACATTAACAGCAGACAACGGAAAAGAATTTGCCTATCACCAAATGGTTAGTTTCGAGCTAGAGACAGACTTCTACTTTGCAACGCCCTACCATTCTTGGGAAAGAGGCTTAAATGAGCATACAAACGGACTAGTTAGGCAATATTTTCCTAAAACACAAAGCTTTTTAGATACGACTTCCAAGGATATGGAAAGGGTGGAAACTTTACTAAATAACAGACCTAGAAAGGCTCTCAACTTCGAAACTCCACTAGAAGTGTTTAGGAGATTATCTACAAACATGCTATGCTCGGGTGCACAATAG
- a CDS encoding polyprenyl synthetase family protein: protein MRKISFLSQAQTELEEALEKLVSPKLTTTYASLFSSARYSLLAPAKRLRPLLLIAAASTFKVPLSQTILPACAIEFIHTYSLIHDDLPCIDNDDMRRGKPTLHKAYPEWQALITGDYLLTYAFEILSSLPSYCTEQKLNLVQLFAKRSGADGLIGGQVIDLLIDRKNISWSILQQMHQGKTAALISAALEAGGILGKASDRDMQLLYNCGQKIGLGFQIVDDLLDIEEENKTTAVTLLGKIQAKQLAENLLKEALEQLDQLSCPAPLIQELLHKMIHRRV from the coding sequence ATGAGAAAAATATCATTTCTATCTCAAGCACAAACCGAACTTGAAGAAGCATTAGAAAAACTAGTTAGCCCTAAGCTAACTACAACATATGCATCTCTTTTTTCTTCTGCACGCTATTCTCTTTTAGCCCCTGCTAAGCGCTTACGTCCTCTATTATTAATAGCAGCAGCATCTACTTTCAAGGTTCCCCTTTCTCAAACGATCCTGCCCGCTTGTGCTATTGAGTTCATACATACCTATTCTCTTATTCATGATGATTTGCCGTGTATTGATAATGATGATATGCGAAGAGGAAAACCCACACTACATAAAGCATACCCAGAGTGGCAAGCCTTGATTACAGGAGATTATCTACTTACCTATGCCTTTGAGATCCTTTCCTCTCTTCCTTCTTATTGCACTGAGCAAAAGCTGAACTTAGTCCAACTCTTTGCAAAAAGATCAGGCGCGGATGGATTAATTGGAGGGCAAGTAATCGATCTGTTGATAGATAGAAAAAATATTTCATGGTCGATCTTGCAACAAATGCATCAAGGAAAAACAGCAGCTTTAATTTCCGCTGCTCTCGAAGCTGGAGGTATCCTTGGCAAAGCTTCTGATCGAGATATGCAACTTTTATACAATTGTGGGCAAAAAATTGGACTTGGATTTCAAATAGTTGATGATTTACTCGATATAGAAGAAGAAAATAAAACCACAGCGGTTACTCTCTTAGGTAAAATTCAAGCTAAACAACTCGCAGAAAATCTGCTTAAGGAAGCGCTAGAGCAGCTTGATCAATTAAGCTGTCCAGCTCCTCTAATCCAAGAGCTTTTACATAAGATGATTCATCGGCGTGTATAA
- a CDS encoding UDP-glucose dehydrogenase family protein: MDIAIIGAGYVGLVTAACFAEMGHHVICLDINKQKIQNLQKGIIPIYEPGLKELIERNVEDGRLSFTTDYQLATAISQVCFIAVATPSKADGSCDLSYVFSAATSIAEHMKHQLLIVNKSTIPVGTASLVKQHIAQILKERNALIGFDVVSNPEFLKEGNAINDCMKPDRIIIGVDNLDSAKIMREIYSAFTINHDRILVMAPSSAELAKYAANAMLALRISFMNELSSLCEKTGANINDIRIAIGADQRIGYHFLYAGIGYGGSCFPKDIRALCATAETYDLDLSLMRATENVNTQQKKVLADKICRYFSQFNGIFNKTIAIWGLSFKPHTDDIRESPALSLIETLLSQGANLRLFDPVAMPAMRERLGPCHQVTFCKDEYETVQGADAIVLATEWRQFRYIDFTKIIPFLRHLAFFDGRNQYQPKEMEKLGFAYFGIGIPTDYSHKQPNTQKINEKNIISISSTNRT, encoded by the coding sequence ATGGACATTGCAATTATTGGCGCTGGGTATGTTGGTCTGGTAACAGCAGCTTGCTTTGCTGAAATGGGACATCATGTCATTTGCTTAGATATTAATAAGCAAAAAATTCAAAATTTACAAAAAGGCATAATCCCTATTTATGAGCCTGGCCTAAAAGAGTTGATTGAACGCAATGTAGAAGACGGACGCTTAAGCTTTACTACAGATTATCAGTTAGCTACTGCAATCTCTCAAGTTTGTTTTATCGCCGTAGCAACCCCTTCTAAAGCAGATGGTAGCTGTGATCTCTCCTATGTTTTTTCAGCGGCCACTTCTATAGCTGAGCATATGAAGCACCAACTCCTCATTGTCAATAAATCAACAATACCTGTAGGCACTGCCTCTTTGGTCAAGCAACATATTGCACAAATTCTCAAAGAAAGAAATGCACTCATCGGTTTTGATGTCGTTTCTAATCCTGAGTTCTTAAAAGAGGGTAATGCAATCAATGACTGCATGAAGCCCGATCGTATTATTATTGGGGTTGATAATCTCGACAGCGCTAAAATCATGCGAGAGATTTACTCTGCTTTTACTATCAACCACGATCGAATCTTAGTTATGGCACCTTCTTCTGCAGAACTGGCAAAATATGCAGCAAATGCCATGCTTGCTTTGCGAATCTCTTTTATGAATGAACTCTCTAGCTTATGTGAAAAAACAGGTGCTAATATTAATGATATACGCATAGCCATTGGTGCAGATCAAAGAATTGGTTACCATTTCTTATACGCTGGAATAGGTTATGGGGGGTCTTGTTTTCCAAAAGATATTAGGGCTCTTTGCGCTACGGCAGAAACATATGATTTAGATCTATCATTAATGCGAGCTACCGAAAATGTGAATACACAGCAAAAAAAAGTACTTGCAGATAAAATTTGTCGTTATTTTAGCCAGTTTAACGGGATTTTTAATAAAACCATTGCAATCTGGGGGCTTTCCTTTAAACCTCACACAGATGATATTCGAGAATCCCCTGCACTTTCTCTCATTGAAACTTTACTCTCGCAAGGAGCTAATTTACGCCTGTTTGATCCTGTAGCTATGCCAGCTATGCGTGAGCGTTTAGGCCCTTGCCATCAAGTAACTTTTTGCAAGGATGAATATGAAACTGTGCAAGGAGCTGATGCCATCGTGCTTGCTACAGAATGGCGACAGTTTCGTTACATTGATTTTACTAAAATCATTCCTTTTTTGCGTCATCTAGCTTTCTTTGATGGACGCAATCAATATCAACCAAAAGAAATGGAAAAATTAGGTTTTGCTTATTTTGGAATTGGCATACCAACAGATTACTCCCATAAGCAACCAAACACTCAGAAAATAAATGAGAAAAATATCATTTCTATCTCAAGCACAAACCGAACTTGA
- a CDS encoding ABC transporter ATP-binding protein: protein MTILLAKNLKKSFSYPCQTELLKGIDLTINHQESLAIVGKSGAGKSTLLHILGTLDTPSEGELIISGVATKEESCYAIRKKKLGFVFQSQYLLENYSVIDNVIMPAKIARMRFNKQELGLRLLSAVELQKHAHLPVKFLSGGEKQRLAIARALCNNPDLILADEPTGSLDSFHAEIVYDMLLRLVKKQGKSIIIVTHDLKAANLCDRVLILKDGFLSEVTNKINL, encoded by the coding sequence ATGACTATTTTACTAGCTAAGAATTTGAAAAAATCTTTTTCTTATCCTTGTCAAACAGAATTACTAAAAGGAATTGATTTAACTATTAATCATCAAGAGTCTTTAGCAATTGTAGGGAAGTCTGGAGCTGGAAAAAGCACTCTATTGCATATTTTAGGTACATTAGATACCCCATCTGAAGGTGAACTAATCATCAGTGGCGTAGCTACAAAAGAAGAAAGCTGTTATGCAATACGTAAAAAAAAGCTAGGATTTGTTTTTCAATCCCAATATCTTTTAGAAAATTATAGCGTAATTGATAATGTGATTATGCCAGCAAAAATTGCACGTATGCGTTTTAATAAACAAGAACTTGGGTTACGTTTATTATCTGCTGTTGAGCTGCAAAAACATGCTCATCTACCTGTTAAATTTCTCTCTGGTGGAGAAAAGCAAAGACTTGCTATTGCGCGTGCTTTATGCAACAATCCCGATCTTATTTTAGCAGATGAGCCAACCGGAAGCCTGGATTCCTTTCATGCAGAAATAGTTTATGACATGCTTCTTCGTCTGGTTAAAAAACAAGGCAAAAGTATAATTATTGTAACTCATGATCTAAAAGCCGCAAATTTATGTGATAGAGTGCTCATTTTAAAAGATGGCTTTTTATCCGAAGTTACAAATAAAATAAATTTATAA
- a CDS encoding ABC transporter permease, translated as MFELKIAFKYLIPRKKHLSSALISLLSIFVLSLVVWLIVVFLSITDGIENNWKAKLTTVHSAIKINPTDAYFSSYYYQVDALAHKSQYCHKTIREKVLSSKTDPYDENYDQELPLHFKEKEQTKDLAKELYAILGRIENTHKITYQDFELSGAMLRLQMIRKKPKEQATQSYLTQASYLSSFPEKNPFLDTLIVPLKTDELTRLFSQSQINDALHVIAIKSLKPKYSWEIPISMIPEQVSLPAQASISDLSYVLLTENEGAFPDFQKGMIKKIQQEVYFIKKNKSSYLIDKPIFLEKSCLFHVVKIEATPQAKTLKDLFFTIEIPFKNYLLRGKVSGDGLEVAEGRWCKPSVVLGQETGVFLAKSFQDQGVQVADRGYLSYSSLSMSSVQEQRLPIFVAGFYDPGPLFSGYKSILVPPRITQTINASNASFHLNKTESNGVLIWVDNLTDTDFIKKELEKQLEEEGIAAYWKITPFTEYDFAKDMLQQFASDRYLFTLVGVIILMVACCNIVSQLVILVDNKKKEIGILLAMGASKKSILFIFGFCGMIMGLMSSCIGIAAGLFTLRHLDLVISTLSLLQGQALLNPVFFGQTIPSAFSSQAIQFVFIATPILSLFAALAPAIKTCYLNVSAILRSE; from the coding sequence ATGTTTGAGCTAAAAATTGCTTTCAAATACTTAATACCCCGTAAAAAACACCTATCCTCCGCACTCATTTCCCTTTTATCCATTTTTGTTCTTTCTTTAGTCGTTTGGTTAATTGTGGTTTTTTTATCGATAACCGATGGTATTGAAAATAATTGGAAAGCAAAATTAACCACTGTTCACTCCGCTATAAAAATCAATCCTACCGATGCCTATTTTTCTTCTTATTATTATCAGGTAGATGCCTTAGCTCATAAGTCTCAATATTGCCATAAAACAATTAGGGAAAAAGTTCTTTCTTCAAAGACAGATCCCTATGACGAAAACTATGATCAAGAGCTTCCTTTACACTTTAAAGAAAAGGAACAAACAAAAGATTTAGCCAAAGAGCTCTATGCTATTTTGGGAAGAATAGAGAATACGCACAAGATCACCTATCAGGATTTTGAATTAAGTGGAGCTATGCTACGCCTGCAAATGATTAGAAAAAAGCCAAAAGAACAGGCAACTCAGAGCTATTTAACTCAAGCTTCTTATTTAAGTTCTTTTCCTGAAAAAAACCCTTTCTTAGATACGTTGATTGTTCCTTTAAAAACCGATGAGCTCACTCGCTTATTCTCTCAATCCCAAATCAATGATGCTCTACACGTAATTGCTATTAAGTCTCTTAAACCAAAGTATAGTTGGGAAATTCCCATAAGCATGATTCCTGAGCAGGTATCTTTGCCAGCGCAGGCATCTATTTCAGATCTCTCTTATGTTCTGCTAACAGAAAATGAAGGGGCTTTTCCTGATTTCCAAAAAGGGATGATAAAAAAAATACAACAAGAAGTCTACTTTATTAAAAAAAACAAATCCTCCTATTTGATAGATAAGCCTATTTTTCTAGAAAAATCTTGTTTGTTCCATGTAGTAAAAATAGAAGCGACTCCTCAAGCAAAGACTTTAAAAGATCTATTTTTTACTATTGAAATCCCCTTTAAAAACTACCTATTACGAGGCAAGGTATCTGGTGATGGATTAGAAGTTGCAGAAGGCAGATGGTGTAAACCTTCTGTTGTTTTAGGCCAAGAGACCGGAGTATTTTTAGCTAAGAGTTTTCAAGATCAAGGGGTACAAGTAGCTGATCGTGGCTATTTATCTTATTCTAGTTTAAGCATGAGCTCTGTTCAAGAACAAAGATTACCTATTTTTGTAGCAGGATTTTATGATCCAGGACCTCTATTTTCTGGCTATAAAAGCATTTTAGTTCCCCCTCGTATCACTCAAACAATTAACGCTTCCAATGCCTCTTTTCACTTAAATAAAACAGAATCAAATGGAGTGCTTATTTGGGTTGATAACCTTACAGATACCGATTTCATTAAAAAGGAATTAGAAAAGCAACTAGAAGAAGAAGGGATAGCTGCTTATTGGAAAATAACTCCTTTTACAGAATATGATTTCGCAAAAGATATGCTGCAGCAGTTTGCAAGCGATCGCTATTTATTTACTTTAGTGGGAGTGATTATCTTAATGGTAGCTTGCTGTAATATCGTTTCGCAACTTGTGATTTTAGTTGATAACAAAAAAAAGGAAATTGGCATTTTATTAGCTATGGGGGCTAGTAAAAAAAGCATTCTTTTCATTTTTGGATTCTGCGGGATGATCATGGGATTAATGAGTAGCTGTATTGGAATTGCAGCCGGGCTATTTACATTAAGACATCTAGATCTTGTTATTTCTACTTTAAGTCTTTTACAAGGACAAGCGTTACTAAATCCTGTTTTTTTTGGACAAACAATCCCTTCTGCATTTAGTTCTCAAGCTATCCAATTTGTATTCATTGCAACTCCTATTTTATCTTTATTTGCAGCTCTTGCCCCTGCTATAAAAACATGCTACCTAAATGTAAGTGCTATCTTGAGGTCTGAATAA
- the rpmG gene encoding 50S ribosomal protein L33 has protein sequence MAKTARETIKMKSTESNECYWTTINKRTSTGRKELKKYDKTRRKHVIFKQAK, from the coding sequence ATGGCTAAAACAGCTCGAGAAACCATTAAAATGAAAAGCACAGAAAGCAACGAATGCTATTGGACTACCATAAATAAGCGCACTTCTACAGGACGTAAAGAACTAAAAAAATACGATAAGACACGGAGAAAGCACGTGATTTTTAAACAAGCAAAGTAA
- the tsaD gene encoding tRNA (adenosine(37)-N6)-threonylcarbamoyltransferase complex transferase subunit TsaD, with the protein MLVLGIETSCDETACAIVRNGSEILANVIYSQIELHRPYGGVFPELACRRHVDVIIPVIEQALAQAKLHPSSLQGIAVTRGPGLIGALLIGLNSAKALSLAWKIPFVGVNHVEAHLYAAMMPPNISPPFPSLGLVISGGHTFMVKIEAIGSYRFIGTTQDDAIGEAFDKVAQMLSLPYPGGPSIEALAKTGNPKAFAFKPCRIKGSPWDFSFSGLKTSVLYAIKGQNPAKISPLIISEAQKKDVAASFQETALNDVVQKAIQAADAFHCKAIVCGGGVTNNQRFRDIFHEKNCAFPLFFPSKELTLDNAAMIAGLGYHHFLNKQADDLSLEPMIRIPLWKNLI; encoded by the coding sequence ATGCTAGTCTTAGGAATAGAAACCAGTTGTGATGAAACAGCTTGCGCTATTGTGCGTAATGGGAGTGAAATTTTAGCCAATGTTATCTATTCCCAAATAGAGTTACATAGGCCCTACGGTGGCGTATTCCCTGAACTCGCCTGTCGCCGGCATGTAGATGTAATCATTCCTGTTATTGAGCAAGCGTTAGCCCAAGCAAAATTACATCCCTCCTCTCTTCAGGGAATTGCTGTTACTAGAGGCCCCGGGTTGATTGGCGCCTTGCTTATTGGTCTTAACTCTGCTAAAGCGCTTTCTCTTGCTTGGAAAATACCTTTTGTAGGGGTCAATCATGTAGAAGCTCACCTTTATGCTGCTATGATGCCCCCTAATATCTCTCCTCCTTTCCCTAGCCTAGGGCTTGTCATTTCAGGTGGACATACCTTTATGGTAAAAATTGAAGCAATTGGTTCTTATCGGTTTATAGGGACAACCCAAGATGATGCTATCGGAGAGGCCTTTGATAAAGTAGCTCAAATGCTTTCCCTTCCCTATCCTGGGGGACCCTCTATTGAGGCTTTAGCTAAAACAGGAAATCCCAAAGCCTTTGCTTTTAAACCTTGCCGTATTAAAGGATCCCCTTGGGATTTTTCTTTTTCTGGGCTTAAAACAAGCGTTCTTTATGCTATTAAAGGACAAAACCCTGCAAAAATCTCTCCCTTAATTATTTCTGAGGCTCAAAAAAAAGATGTAGCCGCTTCTTTTCAAGAAACAGCACTTAATGATGTCGTGCAAAAAGCTATACAAGCAGCGGATGCTTTTCATTGCAAAGCTATTGTATGCGGAGGAGGAGTTACTAATAATCAAAGGTTTAGAGATATTTTTCATGAAAAGAACTGTGCTTTTCCCCTCTTTTTTCCCTCTAAAGAACTTACATTGGATAATGCTGCCATGATTGCGGGTTTAGGCTACCACCATTTCCTTAACAAACAAGCAGATGATTTATCGCTTGAACCTATGATTCGCATCCCTCTTTGGAAAAACCTTATCTAA
- a CDS encoding transposase, with amino-acid sequence MSKQGLNEEQFKILEPQMEKWVNRNHYGRKLAPWRPVVNTIFWVLRTGAPWKDAPRNKEFSHPSTAHAWLGRMQSAGFLDQFLEELLKLAEQLGYIDAQRLSVDGFFFQRTRRRRAS; translated from the coding sequence ATGAGCAAGCAAGGATTAAATGAAGAACAGTTTAAAATACTCGAACCTCAAATGGAAAAATGGGTAAATCGTAACCATTATGGAAGAAAATTAGCGCCATGGAGACCTGTAGTGAATACTATTTTCTGGGTGCTTCGGACAGGAGCTCCTTGGAAAGATGCACCTAGAAACAAGGAGTTTTCTCATCCCTCAACAGCACACGCATGGCTTGGAAGAATGCAATCTGCTGGATTTTTAGATCAATTTTTAGAAGAGCTGCTTAAGCTTGCCGAACAGCTGGGGTATATTGATGCCCAGAGACTCTCTGTAGATGGTTTTTTTTTCCAGAGGACGCGGAGGAGGAGAGCAAGTTGA
- a CDS encoding transposase, with translation MVFFSRGRGGGEQVDYGYKGKGVTSHLLVEKSGKPLAITFTSASGDEKKQVIPLLRKVIPFIKKAWNQGKVPILEADKGYDSEQTRIDVLSHEVFPLIARKRNTKGYKILFKIFSKLRIFWRKICKECTGTIRIYSRNSKKTCTSYFYSHF, from the coding sequence ATGGTTTTTTTTTCCAGAGGACGCGGAGGAGGAGAGCAAGTTGATTATGGCTACAAAGGTAAAGGCGTGACATCGCATTTACTGGTAGAAAAATCAGGAAAGCCCCTTGCAATCACTTTTACATCAGCATCCGGGGATGAGAAAAAACAAGTGATCCCTCTGCTTAGGAAAGTCATTCCCTTCATTAAAAAAGCATGGAATCAGGGAAAAGTACCCATACTTGAAGCAGATAAAGGTTATGACTCAGAGCAAACACGTATCGATGTTCTTTCCCATGAGGTTTTTCCTCTGATAGCTCGGAAAAGAAACACCAAGGGATATAAGATCCTGTTTAAAATCTTTTCAAAATTGAGGATATTCTGGAGAAAGATTTGCAAAGAGTGTACAGGAACTATTAGAATATATAGTAGAAATAGCAAAAAGACATGCACTTCGTACTTTTACAGTCATTTCTAG